The nucleotide sequence ACCCCGGTGAACACCGTGATTTTGCCTCTGGGGATCTGCAAGGAGATGTTTTTGAGGTTGTGCTCTCTGGCCCCCTGAATTTCAATGAAAGGATGGTTCATGGGTGGACCTCCTGAATGGGGTCTTCCATCCATTGCACCAACTGGTACAGGATGCCGTTGGGGTCACAGGTCTGAAAATACCGCTCACCCCAGCTTTCCGTTTCGATGGGTGTGACGATGGGGGCACCTTCCTGTTGCAGCCTCTGGTATTCCTGATCGATGTTGTCCACGACGAACACCACCAGCAAACCTTCTCTGGCACTTCCGGCGTGGCTTGTGGGCTTGA is from Deinococcus misasensis DSM 22328 and encodes:
- a CDS encoding VOC family protein, giving the protein MNVTRSALSLNVPDPQQSAQFVEQHFGFQQEMAFESMVSLQRPDVPFNLIYLQTGLSTFKPTSHAGSAREGLLVVFVVDNIDQEYQRLQQEGAPIVTPIETESWGERYFQTCDPNGILYQLVQWMEDPIQEVHP